The Brachyhypopomus gauderio isolate BG-103 chromosome 12, BGAUD_0.2, whole genome shotgun sequence genome window below encodes:
- the spry2 gene encoding protein sprouty homolog 2 has product METRAQSGRGEVLPPGGHGVSNDEGSETQTPVVLSLHQICAAHISNEYTQGPALSEQPRNHPAGQDRALASGTDGMVYTSPRSTISRSTSGTSDTSLTTARISTDSASSDQRLLGNVGRTGERPVVRAQPKCSEVQREELKPPREGIGAGGKHANRCGRCGRCRCRECTEPRPLPSCWLCGRRCVCSPEAAVDHATCVCCLKALFYHCSSDDEDVCADKPFSCHQPHCCVRWAAVGTLSLLLPCLLCYLPARGCLALCQACHDRAHRPGCRCHGIHLTRCKSINV; this is encoded by the coding sequence ATGGAGACGAGAGCTCAGAGCGGGAGAGGGGAGGTGCTGCCACCTGGTGGACACGGCGTCTCAAACGACGAGGGCAGTGAGACGCAGACCCCCGTTGTGCTCTCACTGCACCAGATCTGCGCAGCCCACATCAGCAACGAGTACACGCAGGGTCCCGCGCTCTCCGAACAGCCCCGCAACCACCCCGCAGGGCAGGACCGGGCCCTGGCGAGCGGCACTGACGGGATGGTGTACACGTCGCCCCGGAGTACCATCAGCAGGTCGACGAGTGGCACGAGTGACACCTCCCTCACTACAGCCCGCATCAGCACTGACAGCGCCTCTTCGGACCAGAGGCTCCTGGGAAATGTAGGCAGGACGGGTGAGAGGCCAGTGGTGCGGGCGCAGCCCAAGTGCAGCGAGGTGCAGCGGGAGGAGTTGAAACCGCCACGTGAGGGGATCGGGGCGGGGGGGAAGCACGCGAACCGCTGCGGCCGTTGCGGCCGGTGCAGGTGCCGTGAGTGCAcggagccccgccccctcccctcctgctgGCTGTGTGGCCGCCGCTGCGTGTGCTCCCCCGAGGCAGCGGTGGACCACGCCACGTGCGTGTGCTGCCTGAAGGCACTCTTCTACCACTGCTCCAGCGACGACGAGGACGTGTGCGCCGACAAGCCCTTCTCCTGCCACCAGCCCCACTGCTGCGTGCGCTGGGCGGCGGTCGGCACCCTCTCCCTGCTCCTGCCCTGCCTGCTGTGTTACCTCCCCGCACGCGGATGCCTGGCATTGTGCCAAGCCTGCCACGACCGTGCCCACAGGCCGGGGTGTCGCTGCCACGGCATCCACCTGACCCGCTGCAAAAGCATTAATGTGTAA